The genomic segment acaaccagccacgctcgcctcacgcatgaggctGTACTAAATctgaaatggaaaatggaggacggggcaccgcggtcgagccgagtagagctggtactagcagtgagTAAGCGCCATAACAGAGATCCCTTTAACAACAATGATGATGTTTTCCCCATCAACGTGCCTTGGGTATGTCTAATCTGTTCACTTGTATTTGATACCTTTTTGTGGTCTGTTCTTAGGTATGGCGACAACTTGGGAAGATCCAAGACCAACCAGCACAAAGGAGCaggcttcttcttctctggagTCCTGACTGCACTCACGTGTGTGGCTGTAAGTACACAGCAGTTTTATGTTTACTATATTATTTTGTGCAGTATGACTTCAAAATGGCCTCAAAATTGATTCAATGACACCTATCTACCTTCTTACCTGCCTATCAGGTGCCATTGACGGTATGTTAGTGTTGCCGTGGCAACCGCGGTTTCTGAGCTTTATATGGATTTATTGGGTTTTGAGGGTAATTTATTGCTTTATGGATGAGGCACACAATAATCCAAGGGATAACATGTTAAAGTAAGAACACTTAAGTTTGGTATAGAaacctgtgtgtttgtaagtcattgtaagttgTTTGTGGATAATACAAATACCTACTacgatgttaaaaaaaaatccattttgaGCGACATAATGATTTGTTTAATGAGTTTGCATTGTTGGATTGGAGGTTTTTCCTTCCTtgtgcctgtttttttttactacataATGCATACAAATGTGCCTTTTGGAGGAAATTATTTTAAACCTGACCCTTTATTTATAAGTTGGTCAGCTGCACCTATGCTGTTAATtctgttttaaaataatgtatGACTACATTCAACGACTGCATTTGTatgttgtatattttagcaCTAGTGGTATGTCATATTTAAAAGTTATCACAGTAGTGGATGAAGAGGTCACTTGTTCAGATCATGTTTATTTTGTCCATGTGGCACTTGGGAGCAACGTAACTGTGTGTCTTGCTACGTGGCAGTACATTTTGTGTGTGGTTAGGAGCATGTAAATAGATGAGAGCATGGTCCTGTTTTTGACCCCAGTTcattaatatatatatcattattgAATCAGGTcattttccagatgtttcaaGAGTTTCATTAAACTGTTTCAAACAGCAAAAAGCAGAATTACCACACAGAGGGGGCCTGGGCCTGTGTGCAAAGCATCAGTTTATTTTGGATGCTTTTGACTTTCTTGGCTCACATGAACCTTACTGGCAAGTAACTAGGAAAACAAGTTGCAGGATAAAAATACCTTGTGTtaacaaaaaaatcaatatttacattttaaggtTGGCTAATGTGACTTTATACGCCCACCAGTCCCTTGCTAGTCTGGGTCCACCTTCCCTCCAGACTCAGGTTTACGCATTTCTTGCCATTTGATTTCCCAAACTCCAAAAATATTTAGGCTTCTTCTTTAtagcttttttagttttttcaccaGAAAAACAGAACGTAACAACTTAAGAACAGCACAATGCACCatcattttacttttactttacatgAGCATGTAGGCTTTATCCATGCAAAGATATATGACATTAGTTGACAATTATTATACTCATTACTGATATTTACCAAGGTGGAGTTACAGTTACTTTTTTTAACGGTCAAGTTATCATGGGACTAAATGGACACATGGCTAAACGACCAGCCATTTTACGGCTGTGGCGAAAAATTGTCATATTTAGGAATTTTGTTTTTAGCATTgaattttttctttgtttagaaGTGACTTTgctctttttactttaccaaatgacacaaaaataGATGACACACTATGTGCTTATTTCCATACCTGTAAACATATGGTAACTGTGATGGAAATAGAGAGCAGGGCAGTGGAAAACCTgtagaaacacacatgcaggTGCAGCCTTTACAGAGCTTGATCTATGGCTGTGAACATGTTAAGCAATAAATGCTCATAGCAGTGCAAATGAGAATAATTCATAATTGTTTATAAAGATGTGATACCAACATTTTAACAtgtcatttcaatttcaatttttagTTATACTTTGATTAGTCATGTTTAATGTTAATTTAAGCATTGAAGCATTGGCTGATTTATGCAAGACAAAGTAACTGGATAACGTGTAGGCTAAACCAGAGCTGTGGGACTAGTTGGCAGCAGTCTGGCCTTCGAGGGATTCCAGCCACCATGTAAATATGTTAATCCCCTACTCCTTACCAACTACAGCTTTGTGAACTAAATATTTTCTTTGCATCTAAATATATAATGCATCTTGGTGCGGTATAAGTGGCCACTGTACCTTGTTTGTTATTATCTGTGTGTTTCCAGGTGATAGTGCTGGTGTATCACTGGAGCAGTGGTGTGGTGGAACAGCATGACCTGCTGATAAGTAAACCCGTGTCTTACTGGACGCCGGAGGAAGTTGTGTCCTGGCTGGAAAACTTGGGGCCCTGGGCCCAGCTTTACAGAGAACCCTTCCAGCAGGAGAACGTCAATGGGAggtaaattaatacattttattttatttcagcaCAATTTTTGGTTGCTTTCCTTGTCCTGATTGAAATGTGGACACAATGTACTCTACAAAATAGAACGGAGTTGAGCCATATGTTTAACCACATATTGTCACCTTTGAACTGTAGTGCGTTGTTCTCTACTATGGTTTAGACTTGCACAGACCAGCCTAAACTTACAGAGCAGAACGCAGACGCTCGTGTTGTGGATCATGATGTTCATGCCTTGTGGTGTTGATTTCTTTGCTTTAGGCTACTTTTGATGCTGGGGGAGGAAGAGTTGTTAAAACCTCCTTACAGCATAGAAAACCAGGCTCACCGACGGGCTGTTTTGGCAGAACTGGACAGAGTTAAAGCCCTTGGTGTCAAACCTCCGCAGAACCTCTGGGAATACAAGGTAAAGAGTATTTTCTGCTCCAGATTACAGATCCACGAGCAAACCACTGATCATTAGTCTTTTCAGCGTACTGTATTTTGCATCTTTGGTTTGCAAATAGTTGTCCTGTTGTAGTTCACTTCCCATGCTGGTAGTACTTTCAGTACCTTTTTGCATCTTTTAGATGAAAAAATATGAAGTTGATATATTGTGAAGTATAAGTGAAAGTACCTCTGAGCCAGTTTGTGTAAAAGATCTTGTTTTAGTTCCACCTCCAGTACAGTAGCATGCAATGACATTTGCTTTAGTGTTCTACCACAGTCCCTTCATTTAAGAAAATGctctataatttatatttaagGAACATAATCTCCAAACAGTTTGTTTGTCATATTAAACTACACCTGTCCTCTTACTCTGTACACTTGTTTCTCTCACTTCCTACCAGGCTACTAATGCAGGGAAGTCACTGTTCTTGCTGTATGCACTGAAGCGCTCCCCTCGTCTCACAATcttctatttgtatttattcGACTACTCTGAAACCTTCCTACCCTTCCTGCACACCTGCTGTCCTGCAATCACACACTCAGTGGAGAGCAGCTTCCtccacacacaggtaacataaACTGGGtgtatctttcttttttttcagattattttttgaggcttttcccttttattaggtagtgacagtggatagacaggaaaggggggagacgtagcaaagggccgctgcaaaggattcagccaacatggggcgcacgctctactgggtgagctagaggccgcccagGGGTGTATCTTTCTCTTGGTTTAAATTCAAAAATTGGCATTTTATTATGTAGGCAAACATCTTCCCCATGATCaaacacagtaaaataaaataaaaaataaaaagtcatcaTGCTAACAGAGATATTTTCTGACTAAAATATCACAGCTAACTGTTTTAACTCAACATCTGATTGTTAATCTGCATGTAGATATACTgtacctattattattattattattattattattattattattattattattattattattattattattgaggtTGCCAGATTTTCTTTGTATGACAGACTGATAGTGgcttactgtaaaaaaaaaaaaacctttactcatctgtttttcattcatacctgttttattgtttaaaccCACTTCTCAatcgtcatttttttttttttctttcgtttGTTAGTTGGAGCCCAGTTGGCGACAGTGGGCAGAGTTTCTTGTAAAGTACCTCCTGCTTCCATACCAGCTGATAGCCGAGTTTGCTTGGGACTGGCTGGCCGTCCACTACTGGACATCACGCTTCATTATTGTTAACGCCATGCTGCTGTCTGTGCTGGAGTGCTGCGCCCTGTGGAGACTCTGGACAAGAGTCCGAATCAGGTATACACAGGGGGAAGGCCGGGTAATCTTTCTTTCACGTAACTCAAGGATACTTGAGATGCAATGGCGAAGAAGCAAACAAACAGTCCTAGTGTCCTCTCCGACTCGATTTTAagcttcttatttttttaagagcaaATAAAGTATAGTGATGTAGCGTTTGGTCGAGCTTCCTTGCTACTTAGTGGAAGAAGTTCTATATACAGTGCCTTGCGAAAGTATTCGGCCCCCTTGAACTTTTCGACCTTCTGTCACATTTCAGGCCTCaaacataaagatataaaactgtaattttttgtgaagaatcaacaacaagTTGGACACAATTATGAAGTGGAACAAAATTCATTGgatatttcaaacttttttaacaaataaaaaactgaaaaattgggCGTGCAAAATTATTCAGCCCCGTTACTTTCAGTGCAGCAAACTCTCTCCAGAAGTTCAGTGAGGATCTCTGAATGATCCAATGTTGACCTAAATGACTAATGATGATGTAATCAAGTCTCCGTATAAATGCACCTGCTCTGCGATAGTCTCAGAGGTCCGTTTAAAGCGCAGAGAGCATCATGAAGAACAAGGAACACACCAGGCAGGTCCGAGATACTGTTGTGGAGAAGTTTAAAGCCGGATTTGGATACAAAAAGATTTCCCAAGCTTTAAACATCCCAAGGAGCACTGTGCAAGCGATAATATTGAAATGGAAGGAGTATCACACCACTGCAAATCTAAGAAGACCCGGCCGTCCCTCTAAACTTTCAGCTCATACAAGGAGAAGACTGATCAGAGATGCAGCCAAGAGGCCCATGATCACTCTGGATGAACTGCAGAGATCTACAGCTGAGGTGGGAGACTCTGTCCATAGGACAAAAATCAGTCGTATACTGCACAAATCTGGCCTTTATGGAAGAGTGGCAAGAAGAAAGCCATTTCTTAAAGATATCCATAAAAAGTGTTGTTTAAAGTTTGCCACAAGCCACCTGGGAGACACACCAAACGTGGAAGAAGGTGCTctggtcagatgaaaccaaaatcgAACTTTTTGGCAACAATGCAAAACGTTATGTTTGGCGTAAAAGCAACACAGCTCATCACCCTGAATACACCATCCCCACTGTcaaacatggtggtggcagcatcatggtTTGGGCCTGCTTTTCTTCAGCAGGGACAGGGAAGATGGTTAAAATTGatgggaagatggatggagccaAATACAGGACCATTCTGGAAGAAAACCTGATGGAGTCTGCAAAAGACCTGAGACTGGGACGGAGATTTGTCTTCCAACAAGACAATGATCCAAAACATAAAGCAAAATCTACAATGGACTGGTTCACAAATAAACATATCCAGGTGTTAGAATGGCCAAGTCCaagtccagacctgaatccaatcGAGAATCTGTGGAAAgaactgaaaactgctgttcacaAACGCTCTCCATCCAACCTCACTGAGCTCGAGCTGTTTTGCATGGCGGAATGGGCAAAAATGTCAGTCTCTCGATGTGCAAAACTGATAGAGACATACCCCAAGCGACTTACAGCTGTAATCGCTGCAAAAGGTGGCGCTACAAAGTATTAACTTAAGGGGGCTGAATAATTTTGCACGcccaatttttttgttttttatttgttaaaaaggtttgaaatatCCAATAAATTTCGTTCCACTTCATGAGTGTGTCCCACTTGTTGATTCTTcacaaaaaattacagttttatatctttatgttttgaagcctgaaatgtggcaaaaggtcGAAAAGTTCAAGGGTGCCGAATACTTTCGCAAGGCACTGTAAATGCAGTCCAAGTGTTTCGCTACTAGAAATGTTGCATATATTTCAAAGTTCCGacactacattacattaatgGGAAATGTAATTGTTAAGTTAAGCTACATGTTAAGTAACAGGTTGCTCAGGTCCTGTGGTGAAGAAGGTTACATACACTAATTTGTATCTTTCACGTTCTTTAGGTCTCTGCCGCGCAAGATGTGGGACCACATGTGGAAGATGTTATCTCAGGGGTTTGCCTTTGCCCTCCTGTGGCCTTTTGTCCCTCAGTTTGTGTGCAACTGCCTCTTCTACTGGGCTCTCTACTTCAGTCCCATCATTAATATAGACCTGGTGGTGCAGCACCTAATGCACCCAGAAACACAGGCACTGTAACAAACTGCATGCAGTCATTGCCCAATTAATGCTGtacagcagagatcttcaacagtgGGTCCGgggcccctagggggtcctcagttACTGCAGAGGGGCCACCatattattgttaatattttgaaagtcttttcaaaaattaaaatttcTTAACAtgaattccaacatattattagcaaatcaGCCTACTCAAAAACTCATTGATGATGGGCTTACTGGcctgtaggtaaggtagtcactgagGTAGCCAtgcacagatacagttaatcctaaggattcactgtgccacctgtatgtttaacattaaaacatgatttataaaatcatgccaactcatattttaatctttttttttttaatctttttttaaggCTGACCTAcatgtttaatatgcaacttaactGTGAATaaatgtagtagggggtccgtgctccgtctctctctcagttaaggggtccttggcttaaaattTTATGAAGATCCCTGCCGTACAGTTCACAGCAAATAAAATAGCCAGAAATCCAGTTGCTGAATAGAAGTGTTTATTTTCAGCAGTATACTCACATGAGACTGGTTTATTTGCTGTTGGAAAGGACGTGTTCTCGCTTCCAGCCTCGCCTCTCTGCTGGATGGTTACCATGTGTGACAAGAGGGGCATTGAGCTATTGtaggagaaaaacaaagtgaaataTCTGTAATGTTTTTGATTAGGAAAGAGTACTGcagtgatctctctctctctgcgtgcACAGTGCATTCACAAACCACATTGCCTAAATGGTCTAGAGGGCAGTTATGCAAATAAGTCATGTTCAAACTTTGGTTGTAGTGAAGACTGGCCTCATAAGGAGTTTTCTGATAGCTTTGTAGCACTAAGATGGCCGTAGTCCGATGACAGGTGAGCTTTTTTTACGACAAGTATTGATGAGTACATTTTTGTTTGActtattttatttgtctttacgGCATGTAATCCACAACCAGTTAAATGAACAACTGCTGCTTTAAATGTATCAGTTTGAATGAAGCAGTGTTACTAGTTTTATATAAATCCTTATTCTACATGAATTCCAATGCCTTCTTTAAATCTTTAGTACGGTTTTGGCTTTGACTGCGATCTTGGTGGTACAGAACCGTCTGAAAATTCTACGAGGTTTGGTAACATGATTGTGAAATGTGTCAAATGTTAAGGTTTGTAGTTCTGCCGCCTGATGGGAACCTCAGGCTTTACAGTTGActtaagcaaaaacaaaaacgcaGTCTtcgtggaaaaaaaaaaattccaggcTTTCGTTTCACAATACATGTGGCACTTTGAGATAAAACTTATGTTCTTAAAAGAAATTAAGATGCTGatacccattttttttttcttctaatttttatgattttaaagaaaaactgtCCGTAAGATTTTATTTGCTGGTACTGCTGACAAATATTGTAGCACattttttgttatatataaAGATTTTGTTAGCAGTAGTAAATATTTCCATATGATGGGTGGGTAGAGCTAATcaaagactttttttattttttacattgttcATTTGCACTTAAAAGTTCTACACTGTGATTTTGTTCTTTAATGTTCTATAATGacaaaggaaaaataaagatttttaaataatgttattCTGTTGTGTGGACTTGTTTTTCTCAGGTTGGGCATTGTGTATCCAGTAAGCCATATTTCaatagcattttttttcattatttatatatattttccaaACTAAATATGTCagtgacattttaaatgtttgggttttaaattgttttttgaaGAACAAGAATGCTGAAGAAGAATTTCACTGTATAGATTTGTAGTTCCTATACAGATGACAATAAAACGTAACAAAAACTATGGTTATCTATCTTTAGGGTTTAAATTATATTAACCTGTATGCAGAGAgctgctatataaataaagtttaatagATTGAAAACGTTACAACGACCGCCCTCTAGTGTTCAACAGCCGGCATGGCAGCAAGGGTTGTCCCCATAACAACGTAGGGACAGTCTCAAAAGAGCACATAAGAGTCATACGCAAAAATAAGTACAAACACAATTATTGCGGACAGATTAAACAGTGATTTTTATTTAGACAggtttaattcaatttcaacGTAAATAAtcagttttattttctcaaaccTCGGATACCTATAATATTGTTAATTACCCCGCGCTTTTAAATGGCCGACAGCACTTTATGGTCTTTCCCTTACGTCATTGTTGCGGAAGTGAAAAGTCTACGTGGGGAAGAAAGGTCGGTCGAACGAGTCCTCCTCTCCACCCCCCGTTAGGCAAATGGACGCTTAGAGCAGCGGCCGTGGCGTATAAATGGGACAGAGAGCCGACGCCAGCCTGTAATGCTGCGCCGGGTGCGGCAGTCTCTCCGGCAGGTGCTGTTTCGAATGGCACGGAGACCGG from the Perca flavescens isolate YP-PL-M2 chromosome 2, PFLA_1.0, whole genome shotgun sequence genome contains:
- the LOC114547060 gene encoding bifunctional apoptosis regulator, which produces MEWDSSDDGLGALMDNPPHFSESPQSPSATILSEHEVSCHCCYDILVNPTTLTCGHNFCRHCLALWWESSHKNECPECREKWEGFPKINILLRDATDKLFSEVVERRRAEIQNNPKISRSLLAFQRYGDNLGRSKTNQHKGAGFFFSGVLTALTCVAVIVLVYHWSSGVVEQHDLLISKPVSYWTPEEVVSWLENLGPWAQLYREPFQQENVNGRLLLMLGEEELLKPPYSIENQAHRRAVLAELDRVKALGVKPPQNLWEYKATNAGKSLFLLYALKRSPRLTIFYLYLFDYSETFLPFLHTCCPAITHSVESSFLHTQLEPSWRQWAEFLVKYLLLPYQLIAEFAWDWLAVHYWTSRFIIVNAMLLSVLECCALWRLWTRVRIRSLPRKMWDHMWKMLSQGFAFALLWPFVPQFVCNCLFYWALYFSPIINIDLVVQHLMHPETQAL